In one window of Thermodesulfobacteriota bacterium DNA:
- the pabA gene encoding aminodeoxychorismate/anthranilate synthase component II — protein sequence MILMIDNYDSFTFNLVQYFMELGEDVLVRRNDAIKVSDIEKLAPGAIVVSPGPCDPPRAGISVEAIKVFAGKIPILGVCLGHQAIGYAFGGEIVKAPRLMHGKTSMIYHDGKTVFEGIPNPFEANRYHSLIVRKESLPECLEISAWTEMDEIMGLRHKELPIEGVQFHPESILTKAGKDILRNFLRTYRAREARSND from the coding sequence ATGATACTCATGATAGACAACTACGATTCCTTCACCTTCAACCTTGTCCAGTATTTCATGGAGCTCGGCGAGGACGTCCTGGTAAGAAGGAACGACGCCATAAAGGTCTCGGACATCGAGAAGCTCGCGCCCGGCGCGATAGTCGTCTCTCCGGGGCCGTGCGACCCGCCCAGGGCCGGCATTTCGGTCGAGGCCATAAAGGTTTTTGCAGGGAAGATACCCATACTCGGGGTATGCCTCGGCCACCAGGCTATTGGCTACGCCTTCGGCGGGGAGATCGTAAAGGCACCGCGCCTCATGCACGGCAAGACCTCGATGATATACCACGACGGGAAGACCGTATTCGAGGGCATCCCGAACCCGTTCGAGGCAAACCGCTACCATTCGCTCATCGTAAGGAAGGAAAGCCTGCCCGAATGCCTCGAGATAAGCGCCTGGACCGAGATGGACGAGATAATGGGCCTCCGGCACAAAGAGCTTCCGATAGAGGGCGTCCAGTTCCACCCGGAATCGATACTCACGAAGGCCGGGAAGGATATTTTGAGGAACTTCCTCAGGACGTACCGGGCCCGGGAGGCGAGAAGCAATGATTAA